A portion of the Pseudomonadota bacterium genome contains these proteins:
- a CDS encoding CerR family C-terminal domain-containing protein: MTTGTERNQDSRTEATKLALLEAAMKLFGEKGYDNTTVRDLINEAGVNLAAINYHFGGKEGLRYAAIGHLACTFRNEGPGEVLQHLTPEKIATMTAEEARATVREIMRASFIRSTRGPDADIKSRYIQRELIQGGKPTELFYENVFSLQFTLMRTLVARMTGEDPESEMVRLRAVNLVAQSVFLNLARPLVLMALEWENYTEDKSHTIADAFWLHHQ, from the coding sequence ATGACGACCGGCACCGAGCGAAATCAGGACAGCCGTACCGAGGCGACCAAGCTGGCCCTTTTGGAGGCAGCCATGAAGCTGTTTGGCGAGAAGGGTTATGACAACACAACAGTTCGCGACCTGATCAACGAGGCTGGTGTCAATCTTGCCGCCATCAACTATCATTTCGGTGGCAAGGAAGGCTTGCGCTATGCTGCGATCGGCCATCTCGCCTGTACCTTCCGGAACGAGGGTCCCGGCGAGGTCTTGCAGCATCTGACACCGGAAAAGATCGCAACCATGACGGCCGAAGAGGCGCGCGCAACGGTGCGGGAAATCATGCGTGCGTCTTTCATCCGATCAACCAGAGGGCCGGACGCCGACATCAAGTCGCGCTACATCCAACGTGAGCTCATCCAAGGTGGAAAGCCGACAGAGCTGTTCTACGAGAATGTTTTCAGCTTGCAGTTCACCCTTATGCGAACACTGGTTGCGCGTATGACCGGCGAAGACCCTGAAAGCGAAATGGTCCGCCTTCGGGCGGTCAACCTCGTCGCCCAGAGCGTCTTTCTGAACCTTGCCCGCCCGCTGGTTCTGATGGCTCTTGAGTGGGAGAACTATACCGAGGACAAGTCGCACACCATCGCGGACGCTTTCTGGCTCCACCATCAATAA
- a CDS encoding efflux RND transporter periplasmic adaptor subunit, with translation MWRAIKEVFWLAVAVAIVAGGWFGFQFLAENRTVVEAAPIERSVPTVEAAPLQAANGIPIAADGFISASRLLDIAGETGGRIVELHPAIDARGAFEKGDILFRLDDRNARANLAQVVATIESSTAQLNLVITQLERAYELRDGGIIAQDQLDQLLSREQELEASLRSLYANREAAEIALANTVVEAPFDGRVLSKQAELGAVIAQGAPVAQIYSADALEVTVDIREREAALIANLFSNPTARASVETEFAGQDYQWSAQIARVDRQIDAQTRTLSVTLALDDPAAGKPASGGAGPALPALINAFVSVEIQADVPDDTFVVDVTAVRNDEAVWILDGGSLRVEPITVLHRAGDKAFITGPNLAATAMLVTSPLSSVSDGMTVSAASPPPATVQVGG, from the coding sequence ATGTGGCGCGCAATCAAGGAAGTGTTCTGGCTAGCTGTGGCTGTTGCTATTGTTGCTGGGGGCTGGTTCGGCTTTCAGTTTCTGGCAGAAAACCGCACCGTGGTTGAAGCAGCGCCCATCGAGCGCAGCGTCCCAACCGTTGAGGCAGCACCCCTGCAAGCGGCGAACGGTATCCCGATCGCAGCCGACGGCTTCATCAGCGCCAGCCGCCTGCTCGACATCGCCGGGGAAACTGGCGGGCGCATCGTCGAGTTGCACCCCGCTATCGATGCGCGGGGCGCTTTCGAGAAGGGCGACATCCTTTTCCGCCTTGATGACCGCAACGCACGCGCCAACCTGGCGCAAGTCGTGGCAACGATCGAAAGCTCGACCGCCCAACTGAACCTGGTGATTACCCAGCTCGAGCGTGCCTATGAACTGCGTGACGGCGGTATCATCGCGCAAGATCAACTTGATCAGCTGCTTAGCCGCGAACAGGAATTGGAAGCGTCGCTTCGTAGCCTCTATGCCAATCGGGAAGCTGCCGAAATCGCGTTGGCAAACACCGTTGTCGAAGCCCCTTTCGATGGCCGTGTACTGTCAAAGCAGGCCGAGTTGGGTGCGGTGATTGCGCAAGGTGCGCCGGTCGCACAGATTTATTCAGCGGACGCACTTGAAGTCACGGTCGACATCCGTGAGCGCGAAGCTGCACTGATCGCAAACCTGTTCTCGAACCCAACAGCAAGGGCGTCAGTCGAAACCGAGTTTGCCGGGCAGGACTACCAGTGGAGCGCGCAGATCGCGCGGGTTGATCGGCAGATCGATGCCCAGACCCGGACGCTTTCGGTCACGCTTGCGCTCGATGACCCCGCCGCAGGCAAGCCTGCAAGTGGCGGTGCAGGGCCCGCCTTACCGGCTTTGATCAACGCATTTGTCAGCGTTGAAATTCAGGCCGACGTCCCCGATGACACCTTTGTCGTCGATGTAACGGCAGTCCGCAACGATGAGGCAGTTTGGATACTAGATGGCGGATCGCTTCGGGTTGAGCCGATCACGGTGCTGCATCGTGCTGGCGACAAGGCCTTCATCACCGGCCCCAACCTGGCTGCTACCGCTATGCTCGTCACCAGCCCGCTGTCGAGCGTCAGTGATGGCATGACGGTCAGTGCAGCTTCGCCGCCGCCTGCCACCGTACAGGTTGGGGGCTGA
- a CDS encoding FGGY-family carbohydrate kinase, which translates to MKQAEMLVLGIDIGTSGVRTAVLDQDGTLVSTARAAHLPTSNEDANAWWDAAARAVQAQVSALHETQHNPHEIERIAIDGTSGSMVLVDATLNPVTAAMMYNSGGFDREAERIASHAEPGSITLGPSSALARMLRLQAMDESGSAVHLLHQADYVLAKLAGMSLGSDDNNALKLGWDPAVGDWPSWFETAGVPVETLPNVHRPGAEIGELSHAVADALGLAAGTKLHAGTTDSIAAFLASGATEIGDAVTSLGTTLAIKLLSDARVDDPASGVYSHLVNGKWLAGGASNTGGGVLAHHFSGQQLADLSARIDPDVASQLHYYPLLKAGERFPVNEPQLEPKLEPRPLDDAEFLKGMLEAMARIEKQGYDALHRLGAPSPKRLFTAGGGAKNAIWSAIRARHVDAQMVEPRHSEAAVGAAQLCLLGSG; encoded by the coding sequence ATGAAGCAAGCTGAGATGCTTGTTCTGGGCATCGATATCGGAACCTCTGGCGTACGAACTGCGGTCCTCGATCAAGACGGAACGCTTGTCAGCACAGCACGCGCCGCGCACCTTCCAACCTCCAACGAGGATGCCAATGCCTGGTGGGACGCTGCCGCACGAGCCGTGCAGGCACAAGTAAGCGCGCTTCACGAGACCCAACACAACCCGCACGAGATCGAGCGCATCGCTATCGATGGGACGTCGGGATCGATGGTGCTGGTTGATGCCACTTTGAACCCTGTCACTGCCGCCATGATGTACAACTCGGGCGGCTTTGATCGCGAAGCTGAGCGTATTGCGAGCCACGCCGAACCCGGATCGATAACGCTTGGGCCGTCATCGGCCCTTGCGCGCATGCTGCGCCTGCAGGCGATGGATGAAAGCGGATCTGCGGTTCATTTGCTGCATCAGGCTGACTATGTGCTCGCGAAGCTGGCTGGCATGTCGCTCGGCTCCGACGACAACAACGCCCTGAAGCTTGGCTGGGACCCGGCAGTTGGTGACTGGCCATCATGGTTCGAGACGGCGGGCGTACCGGTCGAAACGCTCCCAAACGTTCACCGCCCCGGCGCAGAAATTGGCGAGCTCAGCCACGCGGTCGCAGATGCCTTGGGCCTGGCGGCAGGCACGAAGCTGCATGCTGGCACAACCGATAGCATTGCGGCGTTTCTCGCAAGCGGCGCGACCGAAATCGGTGACGCCGTGACCTCGCTCGGCACGACCCTCGCCATCAAGTTGCTCAGCGACGCACGCGTCGATGACCCCGCAAGCGGCGTCTACAGTCATCTGGTCAACGGCAAGTGGCTCGCTGGCGGCGCATCCAACACGGGCGGAGGCGTCCTCGCGCACCATTTTTCCGGGCAGCAGCTTGCTGACCTTAGCGCCCGCATCGATCCGGATGTGGCGTCACAACTGCACTATTATCCCTTGCTCAAGGCGGGTGAACGCTTCCCCGTCAACGAGCCGCAACTGGAGCCGAAGCTCGAACCCAGACCGCTAGATGATGCCGAGTTTCTCAAAGGAATGCTTGAGGCGATGGCCCGCATCGAAAAGCAGGGCTATGACGCGCTCCACCGCTTAGGTGCGCCATCCCCCAAACGGTTGTTCACCGCCGGTGGCGGCGCCAAAAATGCGATTTGGTCTGCAATCCGCGCTCGGCATGTCGATGCGCAGATGGTTGAACCGCGCCACAGCGAGGCCGCGGTCGGCGCTGCCCAACTGTGCCTTTTGGGGAGCGGCTGA
- a CDS encoding mechanosensitive ion channel domain-containing protein encodes MPSFAQDGSTDTTTPIAVENSSTSDTDLRDRLRAIFSEIDELGSVRPSVSEGVVVLRGDAPNDNAAQRAISLAERLEGVVAVEDDIDRTLSIEDNLNPLLERYQGVLDAFVRGWPLYAVALAAFLIVATLGYALSSWTRLWDAIAPNLFIARLLSQTVLILGFLLGLLLALSILDAMALFGAAAGGAGLIGLAVGFAVRDTIENYIASVMLSLRQPFRANDFVAINDLEGIVVRLTSRATILRTLDGNHLRIPNAQVFKGIILNYTRNPQRRFDFELGIDTNNDPLEAIGKAEATLLELSFVLAHPAPLAGIQKVGDSSIVIWFAAWIDQRETDFLKARSGAINAVKRTLETAGFSFPEPIYRLRIDGAGDGAIIMQQAAAPDPEPIGRSTLKEERPAAIMNLEDLDVSPETDVQKQVEQERAEGNQEDLLNDERPIE; translated from the coding sequence ATGCCCAGCTTTGCGCAGGACGGTTCGACGGATACGACAACCCCGATCGCCGTCGAAAACAGCAGCACATCAGACACTGATCTGCGCGACCGCCTGAGGGCGATTTTCTCGGAGATCGACGAACTTGGAAGCGTCCGGCCTTCGGTCAGCGAAGGTGTGGTCGTGCTTCGAGGCGATGCACCCAACGATAATGCCGCGCAGCGGGCCATATCGCTGGCCGAGCGGTTGGAGGGCGTTGTCGCTGTCGAAGATGACATTGATCGCACCCTCAGCATCGAAGACAATCTCAACCCTCTTCTTGAACGATACCAAGGAGTTCTTGATGCCTTTGTGCGCGGCTGGCCACTGTATGCGGTTGCGCTTGCTGCCTTTTTGATCGTTGCAACACTAGGCTACGCCTTGTCCTCCTGGACAAGGCTTTGGGACGCCATCGCGCCAAACCTGTTCATCGCACGACTGCTCTCGCAGACAGTTCTGATTTTGGGTTTTCTGCTGGGCCTGTTGCTCGCGCTCAGTATTCTGGACGCAATGGCGCTGTTTGGCGCGGCGGCTGGTGGCGCGGGCTTGATTGGCCTTGCGGTCGGGTTCGCCGTTCGCGACACCATCGAAAACTATATCGCCAGCGTCATGTTGAGCCTGCGGCAACCCTTTCGCGCCAACGATTTTGTCGCAATCAACGATCTCGAGGGGATCGTGGTCCGGCTGACCTCGCGCGCGACCATTCTCAGGACCCTCGACGGCAACCATTTGCGCATTCCCAACGCCCAGGTCTTCAAGGGCATCATCCTCAACTACACACGCAATCCGCAGCGTCGCTTTGACTTTGAGCTGGGGATCGATACGAACAATGATCCGCTGGAAGCCATCGGAAAGGCCGAGGCGACACTCCTGGAGCTGTCGTTCGTTCTCGCCCATCCCGCGCCGCTGGCTGGCATCCAGAAGGTTGGCGATTCAAGCATTGTCATCTGGTTTGCCGCCTGGATTGACCAGCGTGAAACGGATTTTCTCAAGGCGCGCAGCGGCGCAATCAACGCTGTCAAACGGACACTCGAAACTGCGGGCTTCAGCTTCCCTGAACCGATCTACCGCCTTCGCATCGATGGCGCTGGTGATGGCGCCATCATCATGCAGCAGGCTGCAGCCCCTGACCCGGAACCGATTGGACGGTCGACGCTGAAAGAGGAGCGCCCGGCAGCCATTATGAACCTCGAGGATCTGGACGTCTCGCCGGAAACCGATGTTCAAAAACAGGTCGAACAAGAGCGCGCCGAAGGCAATCAGGAAGATCTCCTGAACGATGAGAGGCCGATCGAGTGA
- a CDS encoding efflux RND transporter permease subunit — MNGALKWMAEHPVAGNMIMIIVLLAGIASALSIRQTTFPEFDLDTVSISMPYQGAAPEEVTQSIIRPIEEQLASIDGIDEINATASEGRGSLSVSFLAGEDVMEKLDEIKTEIDRITVFPEDADEPTIVRSTNTTRVMEIAVHGQATLRTLVEQAERLKDELTLLDAISFVETQNIPDREIAITIERNTLAAYGLTLQDVAQTIGANSLELPGGDVDSASLSVPIRTLGRNFTAQEFADIVLRTSETGAQVRVGDIATVTDGFEDDDLVQRYAGDTAVTVNVFRVGDEQVLDVAEAVRTYVDGTFRASLPAGVSITLWQDESVVLQSRLDLLIKNAFTGLVLVIICLALFLDIRLAFWCAVNISIAFAGTFVVMSALDVSVNMISLFGFILAIGIVVDNAIVISENIFKNGEKGETPQAAAVVGVQRVAVPVVFSALTTIVAFTPLLQMPAPLGSFLVDIPIIVMIVLTLSLLQSLFVLPNNLSKMRVDSDYRAPLAFRPIGWVRGVIDGALQWFIRYPLTAMLRFVTKRFLVPIAGVIAAMIMTVGLVAHGYVKFEFFPAIDGEYVIANVDLVDGTSLERTGSVAETIRLAAERAAARMEDERGMEQQIIVDVNTVLGRSAGGGGPFASAASVNSSLANITVQILPPEERAWPTAAFEAQWLQEIGTIAGLTSLTVTSSLVDAGSAIALELSVPDGGDITPVVADVRAQLEAIPGVFGIQDDATAGRLEYTLALRDEARLYGITRNDLATQIRGGFFGIEATRVQRGSDDVQVSVRYAAQDRQSVVDLLDTDIRTPAGDLIPLSVVAELREGVAATQISRRNGRTITTITADVDTTVITAQEANEIIRTDLLPVLTETYGGLIVDFGGEQRTQGEAQAALSQASILALLIIFALLALIFRSYIQPLVVMIAIPLGLIGAIVGHYVVGVSLGLLSIFGIIGLAGVVINNSLVMIDLYNEYLDKGMDTRTAVIEGTKDRFRPILLTSITTFLGIYPLIMETSLQAQFLIPLAVSVGFGVLFGTVIIVLAVPAVFIAQSRLFFTYKSKAQVAGDDTTSKPTTDLPKLPLASRHSDNDDRIAAELPTAAE; from the coding sequence ATGAACGGCGCACTCAAATGGATGGCCGAGCATCCCGTTGCGGGCAACATGATCATGATCATCGTCCTGCTGGCTGGGATCGCCTCAGCGCTTTCGATCCGCCAGACCACCTTCCCGGAATTCGATCTCGATACTGTTTCGATCAGCATGCCCTATCAGGGTGCTGCGCCTGAAGAGGTAACCCAATCCATCATCCGACCCATCGAAGAACAGCTGGCCAGCATCGACGGTATTGATGAGATCAACGCGACCGCCAGCGAGGGCCGCGGCTCGCTTTCGGTCAGCTTTCTTGCCGGCGAAGACGTCATGGAGAAGCTCGACGAGATCAAGACCGAGATCGACCGCATTACCGTCTTCCCAGAAGACGCCGACGAGCCCACGATTGTGCGCTCAACCAATACAACGCGCGTCATGGAGATCGCTGTCCACGGTCAGGCAACTTTGCGGACACTCGTTGAGCAGGCCGAGCGGCTCAAGGATGAGCTAACCTTGCTCGATGCGATTTCCTTCGTGGAGACGCAAAATATTCCCGATCGCGAAATCGCGATAACCATCGAACGGAACACGCTGGCCGCCTACGGTCTGACGTTGCAAGATGTTGCGCAGACGATCGGGGCGAACTCGCTTGAACTACCCGGTGGCGACGTCGACTCAGCGAGCTTGTCGGTGCCCATCCGGACGCTGGGACGAAACTTCACCGCGCAGGAATTTGCCGACATCGTTCTCCGAACCAGCGAGACCGGTGCGCAAGTTCGCGTTGGCGATATTGCCACCGTTACCGATGGCTTTGAAGACGATGATCTGGTCCAGCGCTACGCGGGTGATACAGCGGTAACCGTCAACGTTTTCAGGGTCGGCGACGAGCAGGTGCTTGATGTCGCCGAAGCGGTGCGGACCTATGTTGACGGCACCTTTCGCGCGTCGCTGCCTGCTGGCGTGAGCATTACGCTCTGGCAGGACGAGAGCGTCGTTTTGCAATCGCGGCTCGATCTTCTGATCAAGAATGCCTTCACCGGTCTGGTTCTGGTCATCATCTGCCTCGCGCTGTTCCTCGACATTCGCCTGGCGTTCTGGTGCGCGGTCAACATCAGCATCGCCTTTGCCGGCACCTTTGTGGTGATGAGCGCCTTGGATGTGTCGGTGAACATGATCTCGCTGTTTGGCTTTATCCTTGCCATCGGGATCGTCGTCGACAACGCGATCGTCATCTCCGAGAACATCTTCAAGAACGGCGAGAAGGGCGAAACACCTCAGGCAGCAGCTGTGGTCGGGGTCCAGCGGGTTGCGGTCCCGGTTGTTTTTTCTGCGCTGACCACAATCGTGGCCTTCACGCCCTTGTTGCAGATGCCCGCACCGCTTGGCAGCTTTCTCGTCGACATCCCGATCATCGTCATGATCGTGCTGACCCTTTCCCTTCTTCAATCGCTGTTCGTGTTGCCCAACAATCTGTCGAAGATGCGGGTCGATTCGGACTATCGCGCTCCTCTGGCGTTCAGGCCGATCGGCTGGGTTAGAGGCGTCATTGATGGGGCGCTGCAATGGTTTATCCGCTATCCGCTGACGGCGATGCTGCGCTTCGTTACCAAGCGTTTCCTGGTCCCTATTGCCGGTGTGATCGCAGCGATGATCATGACTGTCGGCCTGGTGGCTCATGGCTATGTGAAGTTTGAGTTCTTTCCCGCGATCGACGGTGAGTACGTCATCGCAAACGTCGACCTCGTCGATGGGACAAGCCTCGAGCGCACAGGTTCGGTCGCCGAGACAATCCGTCTCGCTGCTGAGCGCGCCGCCGCGCGCATGGAAGATGAACGCGGCATGGAGCAGCAGATCATTGTTGATGTGAACACGGTTCTGGGGCGCAGTGCTGGGGGTGGCGGGCCCTTCGCATCAGCGGCATCGGTGAACTCGTCGCTGGCGAACATCACGGTCCAGATTCTGCCACCCGAAGAGCGTGCGTGGCCAACGGCAGCGTTCGAAGCGCAGTGGCTGCAAGAGATCGGCACCATCGCTGGGCTGACCTCCCTCACCGTTACATCGTCACTGGTGGATGCGGGCAGCGCCATCGCGCTGGAACTGTCGGTGCCCGACGGCGGCGATATCACACCTGTGGTGGCGGACGTCCGTGCACAACTCGAAGCGATACCCGGCGTCTTCGGCATTCAGGATGACGCAACGGCGGGCCGGCTCGAATACACGTTGGCACTTCGCGACGAAGCCCGACTTTACGGGATCACGCGCAATGACTTGGCAACGCAGATTCGCGGCGGCTTCTTCGGCATCGAAGCAACGCGGGTGCAGCGCGGTAGCGACGATGTGCAGGTATCCGTACGCTATGCGGCTCAAGACCGCCAAAGCGTCGTTGATCTGCTCGACACGGACATTCGGACCCCAGCGGGCGACCTTATTCCCCTTTCGGTGGTTGCAGAACTTCGCGAGGGCGTCGCCGCAACCCAGATAAGCCGCCGAAACGGACGTACCATCACGACCATCACCGCGGACGTCGATACCACGGTCATCACGGCGCAAGAGGCGAACGAGATCATCCGCACCGATCTGCTGCCCGTGCTAACCGAGACCTATGGCGGGCTGATCGTCGACTTCGGGGGCGAACAGCGGACGCAAGGCGAAGCGCAAGCCGCTCTCAGCCAGGCATCGATCTTGGCCTTATTGATCATCTTTGCGCTGCTGGCCTTGATCTTCCGATCCTACATCCAGCCGCTTGTGGTGATGATCGCAATCCCGCTTGGGCTGATTGGAGCAATCGTCGGGCACTATGTCGTTGGTGTGTCGCTCGGCCTGCTGTCAATCTTCGGTATCATCGGTCTTGCGGGGGTCGTGATCAATAATTCGCTGGTTATGATCGATTTGTACAATGAGTACCTTGATAAAGGGATGGATACGCGAACCGCCGTCATTGAAGGCACGAAGGATCGCTTCAGGCCCATTTTGCTGACCTCCATCACCACCTTCCTGGGCATCTATCCACTGATTATGGAAACGAGCCTGCAGGCACAGTTCCTTATTCCGCTGGCCGTTTCGGTAGGATTTGGCGTCCTGTTCGGCACGGTGATCATCGTGCTGGCGGTTCCCGCTGTCTTCATCGCTCAATCGCGGTTGTTCTTCACCTACAAGAGCAAGGCGCAGGTTGCCGGGGACGACACAACAAGCAAACCGACGACAGACCTGCCCAAACTGCCATTGGCATCGCGGCATTCCGACAATGACGATCGGATCGCAGCGGAGCTGCCGACAGCAGCTGAGTGA
- a CDS encoding TIGR01459 family HAD-type hydrolase, giving the protein MPELTDRIADIVGRLDAVVFDQWGVLHNGSTAYAGAADALHTLHRQGKKLAVLSNSGKRADANRDRIAAMGLPAELFDLVMTSGEAFWQDCQSGRVVMGRVFPITAKPGDFETWRGPLPIREAGDVLEANSVLLMGLPEGSDGSTEASVLKTARSCGLPLYCTNPDRGSPRAGGAIQLSPGALAHAYQDAGGEVTFYGKPHLPVFDALTDALGTDPAKILMVGDSLEHDIAGGASAGWQTAFVMGGLHADAFVDADAQAALERLAAAHASPLPDYMISHLASPGA; this is encoded by the coding sequence ATGCCGGAGCTGACCGATCGGATCGCTGATATTGTCGGCCGCCTTGATGCGGTGGTCTTCGACCAGTGGGGTGTTCTACACAATGGCAGCACGGCCTATGCGGGTGCTGCCGACGCCCTCCACACGCTGCACCGGCAAGGCAAAAAGCTGGCCGTCTTGTCGAACTCGGGCAAGCGCGCTGATGCAAACCGGGATCGTATCGCGGCCATGGGATTGCCGGCTGAGCTTTTCGATTTGGTGATGACCTCTGGCGAAGCGTTCTGGCAGGATTGCCAGTCGGGAAGGGTGGTGATGGGCCGGGTTTTTCCGATCACGGCCAAGCCCGGTGACTTCGAAACATGGCGCGGCCCATTGCCGATCCGTGAAGCTGGTGACGTTCTGGAAGCCAACAGCGTACTTCTCATGGGCCTGCCCGAGGGGAGCGACGGCTCAACCGAAGCGAGCGTCCTTAAAACGGCGCGCTCTTGCGGTCTGCCGCTGTATTGCACCAACCCGGACCGGGGGTCGCCAAGGGCTGGTGGCGCAATCCAGCTGTCGCCCGGGGCTTTGGCCCATGCGTACCAGGATGCAGGCGGCGAGGTGACCTTCTATGGAAAGCCTCACCTCCCGGTCTTTGACGCTCTGACGGACGCCCTTGGGACCGATCCGGCCAAGATATTGATGGTGGGAGACTCGCTCGAACACGACATCGCAGGTGGAGCGAGTGCTGGTTGGCAGACTGCGTTCGTGATGGGCGGCCTGCACGCAGATGCCTTTGTTGACGCCGATGCGCAGGCAGCGCTTGAGCGGCTCGCCGCTGCGCATGCGTCTCCCTTGCCCGACTATATGATCAGCCATCTGGCCAGTCCTGGAGCCTGA
- a CDS encoding class II aldolase/adducin family protein translates to MSPISALPDAFLALSAACGKDPLRVQGPGGNTSIKVDRSLWIKASGTELADALDKPIFVEVDHAIAHAEAKGSGDGTCRAAIVDPTAGLRPSIETTFHALIPWRVVVHTHSVATIVHTIGPEGEKAAHEKLRGLPFVAVPYRKPGRPLTNVIAEAIDARTQIVLLGNHGLIVAGDSVEDVAELMDEVERRLEMPVIGRHAPASTEPPAGFRWLDDAALAKNARLFALATGGSYYPDHVVFLGPGLPKAPTEGAPVCLIENQGLAVRTDATDAQAAMAQCVSDVLTRLPEEWSPAAIGAEAEAELLNWDAEKYRQALAARDNEAS, encoded by the coding sequence ATGTCGCCAATCTCCGCTTTGCCCGATGCGTTTCTGGCGCTCTCTGCCGCATGCGGAAAAGACCCGCTGCGTGTGCAGGGGCCTGGCGGGAACACAAGCATCAAGGTGGATCGGTCGCTCTGGATCAAGGCTTCGGGCACCGAGTTGGCGGATGCCTTGGACAAGCCGATTTTCGTAGAAGTCGACCACGCCATCGCTCACGCCGAGGCGAAGGGCTCGGGCGACGGCACGTGCCGTGCTGCGATTGTCGATCCCACAGCTGGTCTGCGACCTTCCATCGAGACGACCTTCCACGCGTTGATCCCTTGGCGCGTTGTGGTTCACACCCATTCCGTCGCGACGATCGTTCACACGATCGGGCCGGAGGGCGAAAAGGCGGCGCATGAGAAGCTCCGAGGGTTACCGTTTGTCGCGGTGCCCTATCGCAAACCGGGACGACCGCTGACCAACGTGATCGCCGAAGCGATTGATGCACGCACCCAGATTGTTCTTCTCGGCAACCACGGGCTTATCGTCGCCGGAGATTCCGTTGAGGACGTCGCAGAGCTGATGGACGAGGTCGAGCGGCGACTTGAAATGCCAGTCATAGGCAGGCATGCCCCCGCGTCGACGGAACCACCGGCAGGATTTCGTTGGCTTGATGATGCCGCTTTGGCAAAAAATGCACGACTGTTCGCCCTGGCAACGGGCGGGTCGTATTATCCTGATCATGTGGTCTTTCTAGGTCCGGGCTTGCCAAAAGCGCCGACCGAGGGCGCACCTGTCTGTCTCATCGAGAACCAGGGCTTGGCCGTCCGCACCGATGCCACCGACGCTCAAGCGGCCATGGCGCAATGCGTCTCTGATGTTTTGACGCGGTTGCCAGAGGAATGGTCCCCCGCAGCGATTGGCGCCGAGGCGGAAGCCGAGCTTCTGAACTGGGATGCAGAGAAATACCGCCAGGCGCTTGCGGCGCGCGATAATGAAGCAAGCTGA
- a CDS encoding HAD-IA family hydrolase produces the protein MTASTAFPSSSLQALMFGSIGTLIESSHFQREAFNMAFRSFKVDVFWNEDAYRQRLQAPGGRNRIAAELEASGDDASEQRVEAIYEAKTSNFINRLLAGVELRPGVLNLIEQANRVGIPVGLVSGTDRRVIDAAIEGAVGLKADMFALIVSGADARNAKPDPELYRLAVSRLDADPTGCVAIEDTPASAMAAVRAGIPVIHTPGALTTDQHCDAAGARMANLDGLGIGTTALDALRIWHGEQSRKPAA, from the coding sequence ATGACCGCCAGCACCGCGTTTCCGTCCTCGTCCCTTCAGGCTCTCATGTTCGGCTCAATCGGCACGCTCATTGAGTCGTCGCACTTTCAGCGGGAGGCTTTCAACATGGCCTTTCGCTCTTTCAAAGTTGACGTCTTCTGGAACGAGGACGCCTATCGGCAACGGCTGCAGGCGCCAGGTGGTCGCAACCGGATCGCAGCAGAGCTCGAAGCGAGCGGCGACGACGCCTCCGAGCAGCGGGTCGAAGCGATCTATGAAGCCAAGACGTCCAACTTCATCAATCGATTGCTTGCCGGTGTCGAGCTTCGCCCGGGGGTTCTGAACCTCATTGAGCAGGCGAACCGGGTCGGCATCCCTGTTGGATTGGTCTCAGGCACCGACCGACGGGTCATCGATGCCGCCATTGAAGGCGCAGTCGGCCTCAAAGCCGATATGTTTGCGCTCATCGTCAGCGGTGCGGATGCGCGTAATGCCAAACCGGACCCTGAACTCTACCGGCTGGCAGTATCCCGGCTCGACGCAGACCCCACCGGCTGCGTCGCCATTGAGGACACACCGGCCAGTGCCATGGCCGCCGTTCGAGCGGGCATCCCCGTTATTCATACGCCCGGGGCGCTGACAACGGACCAGCATTGCGATGCCGCTGGCGCTCGCATGGCCAATCTGGACGGCTTGGGTATCGGCACCACCGCGCTTGACGCCTTGCGGATTTGGCACGGAGAACAGTCGAGAAAGCCGGCGGCATAG